The Planktothrix tepida PCC 9214 genome has a segment encoding these proteins:
- a CDS encoding DUF3153 domain-containing protein — protein MIKIIKQLTLVFCAIFLLSGCVRYDVGVEFQDQTHGQIVQKIQLGEQLTSFSHDVVDEWISTMEQRVKQLKGKTKRLSKQEILVTIPFYNGQDLEKKFNQFFNPAEFKSKKSKKQSHIELPQFSSDFNVKQNNFIFALRNHLSLELDLRSLSLLSTSDNVLISSGNLLELQFVLTTPWGATVINPVSLSDPSGEPLLVNVESNGKQVIWTLKPGEINHLEAMFWVPSPIGIGSVLIILVTALGIYLKSSTYPKIKTEKPLIPTKV, from the coding sequence ATGATCAAAATTATTAAACAATTAACACTTGTTTTTTGCGCTATTTTTCTGTTAAGTGGCTGTGTTCGATATGATGTAGGAGTAGAATTTCAGGATCAAACCCACGGTCAAATTGTTCAAAAGATTCAATTAGGAGAACAATTGACCAGCTTTAGCCATGACGTCGTAGATGAATGGATATCTACGATGGAACAACGAGTTAAACAGTTAAAAGGGAAAACCAAACGACTCTCTAAACAAGAAATTTTAGTGACAATTCCTTTCTATAATGGTCAGGATTTAGAGAAAAAATTTAATCAATTCTTTAATCCTGCCGAATTTAAATCTAAAAAATCTAAGAAACAATCTCATATCGAACTTCCTCAATTTTCTTCAGATTTTAACGTTAAACAAAATAATTTTATTTTTGCCTTACGCAATCATCTCAGCTTAGAATTAGATTTGCGATCGCTTTCTCTACTCTCCACCTCAGATAACGTATTAATCAGTTCAGGCAACTTATTAGAACTGCAATTTGTATTAACAACGCCTTGGGGTGCAACGGTGATTAATCCAGTCAGTCTTTCTGACCCATCGGGTGAACCGTTGTTAGTCAATGTTGAGTCTAATGGAAAACAGGTTATCTGGACACTCAAACCCGGAGAAATTAATCACCTCGAAGCCATGTTCTGGGTTCCGAGTCCGATTGGAATTGGAAGCGTTTTAATTATTCTCGTAACGGCTTTAGGAATTTACCTGAAATCGAGTACCTACCCCAAGATTAAAACAGAGAAACCTTTGATTCCGACGAAGGTTTAA
- a CDS encoding bacteriohemerythrin, producing the protein MGITLAQWLPEYETGDDLVDEQHQSLFSIINSLNNAMLEGQGEALLQKTLESLKDYTTVHFDTEEEFMLRHNYPGYEQHRIKHEALKTQVLKFEQKNHNNLSQLTIEVSHFLTDWLIHHIKDEDRKMIRFCCHGCWFKPHSDSTHSSATLSSQFEIARWHSKYETGYTLIDDQHKSLFHAINALNTAMLAGRAEELIQRTLKSLRNYTTIHFETEEQFMLHYGYPGYSEHKAKHQRLREQVEQFNQQEKTESSSELSINVSHFLTHWLIDHIKDEDQKMIIFLSQKRQKGLKN; encoded by the coding sequence ATGGGGATTACACTCGCGCAATGGCTACCCGAATATGAAACAGGGGATGACCTTGTTGATGAACAACATCAAAGTCTATTTAGTATCATCAATTCCCTGAATAATGCCATGTTAGAGGGACAGGGTGAAGCGTTACTACAAAAAACCCTGGAGAGTTTAAAAGACTACACGACTGTTCATTTTGATACTGAAGAAGAATTCATGCTTCGTCACAACTATCCGGGTTATGAACAACATCGGATTAAGCATGAAGCTCTCAAAACTCAAGTTTTGAAATTTGAACAGAAAAATCACAATAACCTATCTCAGTTAACCATTGAAGTCTCCCATTTTTTAACAGATTGGTTAATTCATCACATCAAAGATGAAGATCGAAAAATGATTAGATTTTGCTGTCACGGCTGTTGGTTTAAGCCTCATTCAGATTCTACTCATTCCTCGGCTACACTTTCTTCCCAGTTTGAGATTGCTCGTTGGCATTCCAAATATGAAACGGGTTATACTTTGATTGATGATCAACATAAAAGCCTCTTCCATGCGATTAATGCACTTAATACTGCAATGCTGGCAGGACGAGCAGAAGAATTAATCCAACGAACCCTCAAGAGTTTAAGGAATTACACAACTATTCATTTTGAGACAGAAGAACAATTTATGCTCCACTATGGCTATCCGGGCTATTCGGAACATAAAGCTAAACATCAACGGCTGCGGGAACAAGTGGAACAGTTTAATCAACAGGAAAAAACAGAATCTAGTTCAGAACTTAGCATCAACGTCTCTCATTTTTTGACCCATTGGCTGATTGATCATATTAAAGATGAAGATCAAAAAATGATTATTTTCCTCAGCCAAAAACGACAAAAGGGACTTAAAAATTAA